One part of the uncultured Bacteroides sp. genome encodes these proteins:
- a CDS encoding undecaprenyl-diphosphate phosphatase: MGDLSYLQTIIIAIVEGLTEFLPVSSTGHMIIAQNMLGVQSTEFVKAFTVIIQFGAILSVVVLYWKRFFKLNKCKIFDQQAAADKPFSGKVVVYVKRFIYKFDFYWKLLVAFIPAAFFGFAFSDKIDKMLESVEVVAIMLVIGGVFMLFVDKIFTKVDESKGLSEKKAFNIGLFQCIAMIPGVSRSMATIVGGMAQKMSRKTAAEFSFFLAVPTMFAATAYKLLKLLLEPNGIDVLSQNIGALVIGNVVAFIVALLAIKFFISFVTKYGFKAFGYYRIIVGGIILVMLLLGHNLEVV; this comes from the coding sequence ATGGGAGATTTATCATATTTACAAACCATCATAATTGCTATTGTTGAAGGTCTAACAGAATTTCTTCCGGTATCTTCCACCGGACATATGATTATTGCTCAAAATATGTTGGGCGTTCAGAGTACTGAGTTTGTAAAAGCATTTACTGTAATAATCCAATTTGGAGCTATTCTTTCGGTAGTAGTACTTTACTGGAAACGTTTCTTTAAACTGAATAAATGCAAAATCTTTGATCAACAAGCAGCGGCAGACAAACCTTTTTCTGGGAAAGTTGTTGTTTATGTCAAAAGATTCATCTATAAGTTTGATTTCTATTGGAAACTCTTAGTTGCATTTATTCCGGCAGCTTTTTTCGGGTTTGCATTCAGTGATAAAATTGATAAAATGCTGGAAAGTGTAGAAGTTGTTGCAATCATGCTTGTAATTGGTGGAGTATTTATGCTCTTTGTGGATAAGATCTTTACCAAAGTAGATGAAAGTAAAGGCCTGAGTGAAAAGAAGGCTTTTAATATCGGTCTTTTCCAATGCATAGCCATGATACCAGGCGTTTCTCGTTCAATGGCTACCATTGTAGGAGGTATGGCACAAAAGATGTCTCGCAAAACAGCTGCCGAGTTTTCATTCTTTCTTGCCGTTCCTACTATGTTTGCTGCTACAGCCTATAAACTGTTGAAGCTTCTTCTGGAACCAAATGGAATTGATGTTTTAAGTCAGAATATCGGAGCTTTAGTAATTGGAAATGTAGTGGCATTTATTGTAGCATTGCTTGCTATCAAATTCTTTATCAGCTTTGTAACTAAATACGGATTCAAAGCTTTCGGATATTACCGAATCATTGTGGGAGGAATCATCTTAGTGATGTTATTGTTAGGACATAATTTAGAAGTCGTTTAA
- a CDS encoding TOBE domain-containing protein: MLLSARNTIKGKVIEIVPGIVTAKVKLDIGGGNTIVSVITVDSIGELNIKVGDEAFAIFKSTEVMIGI; the protein is encoded by the coding sequence ATGTTATTAAGCGCAAGAAACACAATTAAAGGTAAGGTAATAGAGATTGTTCCGGGTATTGTTACCGCAAAGGTTAAACTCGACATTGGCGGAGGAAACACAATTGTCTCAGTAATCACAGTAGATAGTATTGGCGAGCTCAATATAAAGGTAGGAGATGAAGCATTCGCTATCTTCAAATCTACCGAAGTGATGATTGGAATTTAA
- the modA gene encoding molybdate ABC transporter substrate-binding protein, which yields MKRTIITVTLILVCILAQAQKVNVAAAANLRYVLEDIKAQYEKEHPKAKINITFGSSGTLVQQILNGASFDFFMAADNEFPLKLKAKGVAWGAMKTYAYGKLAIYSTSLDVTKGLSVLKNPAIKKIAIAKPETAPYGERSFELLKKMGLYESLKSKIVIGDNISQAAQFAFTGNAEIGFVALSLALAPEMKGKGTYYIVDPKLYTPVEQACILIKTAVRNTETSKFMAYVLSPRTKAYWEKYGYSVPR from the coding sequence ATGAAAAGAACGATTATAACCGTGACACTGATACTGGTATGTATCCTTGCACAAGCTCAGAAAGTAAATGTTGCCGCTGCTGCAAACCTCCGTTATGTGCTGGAGGATATAAAAGCACAGTACGAAAAAGAGCATCCCAAAGCTAAGATCAACATCACATTCGGCAGTTCGGGTACATTGGTTCAGCAGATTCTCAACGGTGCCTCTTTCGATTTCTTTATGGCTGCCGACAATGAGTTCCCATTGAAACTGAAAGCAAAAGGGGTTGCCTGGGGAGCCATGAAGACTTATGCCTACGGAAAACTGGCCATATACAGCACTTCATTGGATGTAACTAAAGGACTTTCGGTATTGAAAAACCCAGCTATAAAGAAAATAGCCATAGCCAAACCGGAAACAGCTCCTTATGGTGAGCGTTCATTCGAGCTACTTAAAAAGATGGGACTTTATGAATCATTGAAATCAAAGATTGTAATTGGCGATAATATCTCGCAGGCTGCTCAGTTTGCCTTTACCGGTAATGCAGAGATTGGGTTTGTAGCCCTCTCACTTGCCTTGGCTCCGGAGATGAAAGGAAAAGGGACATATTATATTGTAGATCCTAAACTTTATACTCCGGTAGAGCAAGCCTGCATTCTTATTAAGACGGCAGTAAGAAACACCGAAACAAGCAAATTCATGGCTTATGTTCTATCGCCTAGAACCAAAGCTTATTGGGAAAAGTACGGATACTCAGTTCCTCGTTAA
- a CDS encoding winged helix-turn-helix domain-containing protein: MDRSIFSMDALLTIYRDNEVFIGQSQYRLLKQILTDGSINAAAKSLKMSYQHAWHLIDKMNRLSPIPVVIRQKGGKDGGGCSISPYGMKVIESYAMHEIEIIKLLEQTNSELESCFF, encoded by the coding sequence ATGGATCGCTCAATATTCTCAATGGATGCCCTTCTTACCATTTATCGGGATAACGAAGTCTTTATTGGCCAAAGCCAGTACCGGTTATTAAAGCAGATTTTGACAGATGGATCTATCAATGCAGCAGCAAAGAGCCTGAAGATGTCTTACCAACACGCCTGGCATTTGATTGATAAGATGAATAGACTCTCGCCCATTCCTGTGGTGATAAGGCAAAAGGGAGGAAAAGACGGAGGTGGTTGCAGTATAAGCCCTTACGGAATGAAGGTCATTGAAAGCTACGCCATGCATGAAATTGAAATCATTAAGCTATTAGAGCAAACGAACAGCGAATTAGAAAGCTGTTTTTTTTAG
- the metK gene encoding methionine adenosyltransferase has product MGYLFTSESVSEGHPDKVADQISDAVLDELLAYDPSSKVACETLVTTGQVVLAGEVKSEAYVDLQEVARGVINKIGYTKGEYMFEGNSCGVFSAIHEQSPDINRGVERSDPMEQGAGDQGMMFGYATNETENYMPLSLDLAHKILYILAKIRKEGKQMTYLRPDAKSQVTIEYDDNGKPVRIDTIVVSTQHDDFVKPENDSPEAQLKADEEMLSVIREDVLKVLMPRVFASIHNKKVLDLFNGAITYHVNPTGKFVIGGPHGDTGLTGRKIIVDTYGGKGAHGGGAFSGKDPSKVDRSAAYAARHIAKNLVAAGVADEILVQISYAIGVARPINIYVDTYNRSNVNITDGEIAKKIDKIFDLRPKAIEDRLKLRNPIYSETAAYGHMGRTPKVVTKNFHSRYLEDKTVEVELFTWEKLDYIDKVKEEFGIY; this is encoded by the coding sequence ATGGGATATTTATTCACATCCGAATCGGTGTCTGAAGGACACCCCGACAAAGTAGCCGATCAAATATCGGATGCTGTACTTGACGAACTGTTGGCTTACGATCCTAGTTCTAAAGTAGCTTGCGAAACTCTCGTTACTACAGGACAAGTAGTACTTGCGGGTGAAGTGAAATCTGAAGCTTATGTTGATCTGCAAGAAGTTGCTCGTGGCGTAATCAATAAAATTGGTTATACCAAAGGCGAGTATATGTTCGAAGGAAACTCATGCGGCGTATTTTCTGCTATTCACGAACAATCTCCTGATATCAATCGTGGAGTGGAACGTTCAGACCCAATGGAACAGGGTGCTGGCGACCAGGGAATGATGTTTGGTTATGCAACCAACGAAACAGAAAACTACATGCCTTTATCTCTTGATCTTGCGCATAAAATACTATATATTCTGGCTAAAATCAGAAAAGAAGGCAAGCAAATGACTTACCTCCGTCCCGATGCAAAAAGTCAGGTTACAATAGAATATGATGATAACGGAAAACCTGTGCGTATTGATACTATTGTAGTATCTACTCAGCACGATGATTTCGTTAAACCTGAAAACGATTCTCCTGAAGCGCAATTGAAAGCCGACGAAGAAATGCTTTCTGTTATCCGCGAAGACGTATTAAAGGTGTTGATGCCTAGAGTTTTTGCTTCTATTCATAACAAAAAGGTATTGGACTTGTTTAATGGTGCTATTACTTACCACGTTAATCCAACAGGAAAGTTCGTTATTGGCGGACCTCACGGAGATACAGGATTAACCGGACGTAAGATTATTGTTGATACTTACGGTGGTAAAGGTGCTCACGGTGGTGGTGCTTTCTCAGGAAAAGACCCTAGCAAAGTAGACCGTAGTGCAGCTTATGCAGCACGTCACATTGCAAAGAATCTTGTTGCTGCAGGTGTAGCCGATGAGATCCTCGTTCAGATATCTTATGCTATTGGTGTGGCTCGTCCTATCAATATTTATGTAGACACTTATAACCGTAGCAATGTGAACATTACTGACGGGGAGATTGCTAAGAAAATTGATAAGATATTCGATCTTCGTCCAAAAGCTATTGAAGATCGTTTGAAACTTCGTAATCCTATCTATTCAGAAACTGCTGCTTACGGCCACATGGGACGTACTCCAAAGGTTGTTACCAAGAATTTCCACTCACGTTACCTGGAAGATAAGACTGTAGAAGTAGAATTGTTTACCTGGGAAAAACTCGATTATATCGACAAAGTAAAAGAAGAATTCGGCATATACTAG
- a CDS encoding alginate export family protein: protein MKVLGKKCFWITIAATVCACKMNAQTVAIDGEFRPRVEYRDGFGAPLSDSNDPGIFAIQRTRLGATFTSAVLKTQFTIQDSRTYGKTAPSSETATLGVFEAWAEFLLMPGGSAKVGRQALTYDDGRLFSASNWSNTGNSHDMALFKYNVNDFQAHLGFAYNNTSAISSETVYTNGAKYRYMGLLWLSKGIAKDLTLSAIAVDEGMQPTTDATKYGTKVNMNHGYTLGGNLKYGNETKPFSALATAYFQAGKNQTGDDLRGSMAAVKLNYKISSAITTSLGTDYLSGDDNKTDGKQKNFRKLYGSNHSFNGSMEYWSTPLSAGLLDYYGSVNAKVSKTTSIEGAFHVFSSSKDMTSNSQNIGKSLGSELDLCLNYKLNEWSKLQVGWSTYFANDNTRIAKGMTADAKTRFPQWGYVMLTVSPSYLKSIFTDK from the coding sequence ATGAAGGTATTAGGTAAAAAATGTTTTTGGATAACAATTGCTGCAACTGTCTGTGCGTGTAAGATGAATGCACAGACAGTAGCTATTGATGGGGAATTCAGACCCAGGGTAGAGTATAGAGATGGTTTCGGCGCCCCATTATCGGACAGTAATGATCCGGGTATTTTTGCAATTCAGCGTACACGTTTGGGGGCAACCTTTACTTCTGCAGTTCTGAAGACCCAGTTTACTATTCAGGATTCGCGCACTTACGGTAAAACAGCACCTAGTTCAGAGACTGCTACACTGGGAGTGTTTGAAGCATGGGCTGAGTTTTTATTAATGCCGGGAGGCTCGGCTAAAGTAGGTCGCCAGGCTTTGACTTATGATGATGGCCGTTTGTTCTCGGCTTCCAACTGGAGTAATACGGGTAATTCTCACGATATGGCTCTGTTCAAGTACAATGTAAATGACTTTCAGGCCCATTTGGGTTTTGCTTATAACAATACTTCTGCCATTTCTTCGGAAACTGTTTATACTAATGGGGCCAAATACCGGTACATGGGTTTACTTTGGTTGTCTAAAGGAATTGCGAAAGATCTGACTCTTTCCGCCATTGCTGTAGACGAAGGCATGCAGCCTACCACAGATGCTACTAAATACGGTACAAAGGTTAATATGAATCACGGATATACATTAGGCGGTAATCTGAAATATGGCAATGAGACAAAACCATTTTCCGCACTTGCTACTGCCTACTTTCAGGCAGGGAAAAATCAAACCGGCGATGATTTGAGAGGTAGCATGGCGGCAGTGAAGTTAAACTACAAAATATCTTCTGCAATTACAACCAGTTTAGGTACAGATTACCTGTCGGGAGATGATAACAAAACTGACGGAAAGCAGAAAAATTTTAGAAAGCTTTATGGCTCAAATCACAGTTTTAATGGTTCCATGGAATATTGGTCAACACCTCTTAGCGCAGGTCTGCTTGATTACTACGGCAGTGTAAATGCTAAAGTAAGTAAAACAACCAGCATTGAAGGTGCATTTCACGTATTCAGTTCCAGTAAAGACATGACAAGCAATAGTCAGAATATTGGCAAATCACTTGGTTCGGAGTTAGATCTTTGCCTTAACTACAAACTCAATGAATGGAGTAAACTACAAGTTGGCTGGAGCACCTACTTTGCAAACGACAACACTCGCATAGCAAAAGGCATGACCGCCGATGCCAAAACCCGCTTTCCACAATGGGGATATGTAATGCTCACAGTCTCTCCTTCTTATCTGAAATCTATTTTTACCGATAAATAA
- a CDS encoding permease-like cell division protein FtsX, producing MRNKHKTNTVPYFDIQSVTSSISTMLVLLLLGLVVFFVLSANNLSVYVRENINFSILISDDMPESEILTMQKELNKEPFVKQSSYISKQQALREQSIAMGTDPEDFLGYNPFTASIEVKLNSAYANSDSIAKIERKIKKNTNIQEILYQKDLIDSVNNNIRNISIVLLCLAGLLTLISFALINNTIRLTIYSKRFLIHTMKLVGANWGFIRKPFLIRNIWIGLISAFAADAILLGGANMLVNYEPELISIVTPEVMLIVSASVFLFGIIITFLCAYLSINRYLRMKASTLYYI from the coding sequence ATGAGAAATAAACATAAAACAAATACTGTTCCATACTTCGATATTCAAAGTGTAACTTCAAGTATCAGCACTATGCTGGTTTTGCTTTTGCTGGGATTAGTTGTGTTTTTTGTACTCTCAGCAAACAATCTGTCTGTATACGTGCGTGAGAATATAAACTTCTCGATCCTTATCAGTGATGATATGCCCGAATCGGAGATTCTTACCATGCAGAAGGAACTAAATAAAGAACCTTTCGTAAAGCAATCCAGTTATATATCAAAACAACAGGCGCTCCGCGAGCAAAGCATAGCTATGGGAACCGACCCTGAAGACTTTTTAGGATATAACCCATTTACTGCATCAATTGAGGTGAAGCTGAACTCTGCTTATGCAAACTCCGACAGTATTGCCAAGATTGAAAGAAAGATCAAAAAGAATACAAATATTCAGGAGATTCTGTACCAGAAAGACTTGATTGATTCTGTGAACAATAATATCCGCAACATAAGTATTGTGTTACTTTGCCTTGCCGGCTTGCTCACTCTTATTTCTTTTGCATTGATCAACAATACAATACGGCTGACAATATATTCCAAGAGATTCCTGATTCACACTATGAAACTTGTTGGTGCCAATTGGGGATTTATACGGAAACCGTTCCTCATCCGTAATATATGGATTGGATTAATATCAGCTTTTGCTGCAGATGCTATATTGCTGGGAGGAGCAAATATGCTAGTAAACTATGAGCCGGAGCTTATCTCTATTGTTACTCCTGAGGTAATGCTTATTGTTTCTGCATCAGTATTCCTTTTCGGCATTATAATAACATTCTTATGTGCTTATCTTTCTATTAACAGATATCTGAGAATGAAAGCAAGTACTCTTTACTATATCTAA
- the folK gene encoding 2-amino-4-hydroxy-6-hydroxymethyldihydropteridine diphosphokinase yields MALVYFGLGTNLGDKEKNLCLAIDKIRERIGRVISQSAFYASEPWGFESTNSFLNAVVCSETSIYPLQLMEETQKIEKEIGRNKKSVNGTYSDRVIDIDILLYDDLILCTENLTIPHPLMTERLFVMKPLWEIAPELVIPGTEKTVQSFYDELSL; encoded by the coding sequence ATGGCACTGGTTTATTTCGGTTTAGGTACAAATCTGGGCGATAAAGAGAAAAACCTGTGTCTTGCTATTGATAAAATAAGAGAGCGGATTGGGAGAGTTATTTCCCAATCCGCTTTTTATGCTTCTGAACCCTGGGGATTTGAATCTACAAACTCTTTTCTCAACGCAGTTGTTTGTTCAGAAACATCAATTTATCCTCTTCAACTAATGGAAGAGACTCAGAAGATTGAAAAAGAGATTGGCAGAAATAAAAAATCAGTTAACGGAACCTATAGTGACAGAGTTATCGATATTGATATTCTTCTATATGATGACCTCATTCTGTGTACTGAAAACTTAACCATTCCTCATCCACTTATGACCGAAAGGCTCTTTGTGATGAAGCCGCTTTGGGAAATTGCTCCGGAACTTGTGATCCCCGGTACAGAGAAAACTGTTCAATCTTTCTATGATGAATTGTCTTTATGA
- the queA gene encoding tRNA preQ1(34) S-adenosylmethionine ribosyltransferase-isomerase QueA, which translates to MKLSQFKFKLPEDKIALHPTRYRDESRLMVLHKKTGEIEHKVFKDILDYFDDKDVFVFNDTKVFPARLYGNKEKTGARIEVFLLRELNEELRLWDVLVDPARKIRIGNKLYFGEDDSMVAEVIDNTTSRGRTLRFLYDGPHEEFKKALYALGETPLPHTIINRPVEADDEERFQSIFAKNEGAVTAPTASLHFSRELMKRMEIKGIDFAFITMHAGLGNFRDIDVEDLTKHKMDSEQMFVSEKAVDIVNKAKDANRNICAVGTTVMRAIESTVSTDGHLKTFEGWTNKFIFPPYEFTVANSMISNFHMPLSTLLMIVAAFGGYDFVMDAYQTAIKEGYRFGTYGDAMLIID; encoded by the coding sequence ATGAAACTATCACAATTTAAATTTAAGCTTCCAGAGGATAAAATTGCTTTGCACCCAACAAGGTACAGAGATGAATCCCGTTTGATGGTTCTTCATAAGAAGACTGGTGAAATAGAGCACAAAGTATTTAAGGATATCTTAGATTATTTTGATGATAAAGATGTTTTTGTATTCAACGATACAAAAGTGTTCCCTGCCCGTCTTTATGGAAACAAGGAAAAAACAGGAGCACGTATTGAAGTATTCTTATTACGTGAGTTAAATGAAGAACTTCGTTTGTGGGATGTATTGGTTGACCCAGCTCGTAAAATTAGAATTGGTAACAAGCTATATTTCGGAGAAGACGATTCAATGGTTGCTGAAGTAATTGATAACACAACTTCTCGCGGACGTACTCTTCGCTTCCTTTATGACGGACCTCATGAAGAATTCAAGAAAGCACTTTATGCTCTTGGTGAGACTCCACTTCCACATACAATTATCAATCGCCCCGTAGAGGCAGATGACGAAGAAAGATTCCAGTCTATCTTTGCTAAAAACGAAGGAGCTGTAACTGCACCTACCGCAAGTTTGCACTTCAGCCGTGAGTTGATGAAACGTATGGAGATTAAAGGAATAGACTTTGCATTTATCACCATGCATGCCGGCCTTGGTAACTTCCGCGATATTGATGTAGAAGATCTTACTAAACACAAGATGGACTCAGAGCAAATGTTTGTTTCTGAGAAAGCTGTTGATATAGTAAACAAAGCAAAAGATGCTAACAGAAACATCTGTGCTGTTGGAACTACTGTGATGAGAGCAATAGAAAGTACAGTAAGCACAGACGGACACCTTAAGACTTTCGAAGGATGGACTAATAAATTTATTTTCCCGCCTTATGAGTTTACAGTAGCCAATTCAATGATTTCTAATTTCCACATGCCGCTTTCAACATTACTGATGATTGTTGCTGCATTTGGAGGATATGATTTTGTTATGGATGCTTACCAAACAGCTATAAAAGAAGGATACCGCTTCGGTACTTACGGAGATGCAATGTTGATTATTGATTAA
- the truB gene encoding tRNA pseudouridine(55) synthase TruB, producing MNFIEGEVLYFNKPLTWTSFNLVAKVKYPLLRKLRVKKLKVGHAGTLDPLATGVMIICIGKATKRIEEFQYQTKEYIATIKLGATTPSFDLEKEIDATYPTEHITREVVEEALKKFIGSIEQIPPAFSACKIDGERAYELARAGKEVELKPKTLVIDEIELLECNLPEIKIRVVCSKGTYIRALARDIGEALNSGAHLTGLIRTRVGDVKLEHCMEIEDFVEWLDKQEIEK from the coding sequence ATGAACTTTATTGAAGGAGAAGTATTATACTTCAACAAGCCACTAACGTGGACTTCTTTTAATCTCGTAGCAAAGGTGAAATATCCGTTGCTGAGAAAACTTAGAGTAAAAAAGCTAAAAGTAGGCCATGCCGGAACTCTTGATCCGCTAGCTACAGGTGTAATGATTATATGCATTGGTAAAGCAACCAAGCGAATTGAAGAATTTCAGTATCAGACTAAAGAATATATTGCCACGATAAAGTTGGGAGCAACTACTCCTTCTTTTGATCTGGAAAAAGAGATTGATGCTACTTACCCTACGGAACATATTACCCGTGAAGTGGTAGAAGAAGCTCTGAAAAAATTTATAGGAAGTATTGAACAGATACCGCCGGCCTTTTCTGCTTGCAAGATCGATGGCGAAAGAGCTTACGAACTAGCCAGAGCAGGGAAAGAGGTAGAGCTGAAGCCTAAAACTTTAGTTATTGATGAGATTGAATTACTAGAGTGTAATTTACCCGAAATAAAGATTCGGGTTGTGTGCAGCAAAGGTACTTATATCCGTGCTTTAGCCAGAGATATTGGAGAAGCATTGAATAGCGGTGCCCATCTCACCGGACTAATCCGCACCCGTGTGGGAGATGTAAAATTAGAACATTGCATGGAAATTGAAGATTTCGTGGAATGGTTGGATAAACAAGAAATAGAGAAGTAA
- a CDS encoding DUF3098 domain-containing protein, producing MDKKKLAFGKTNFILLAIGMIVVILGFILMAGPSTTETTFQPDIFSARRIKLAPVICFLGFIFMIYGVVRKPKSEE from the coding sequence ATGGATAAAAAGAAATTAGCCTTTGGTAAGACAAATTTTATCTTATTGGCAATAGGAATGATCGTTGTTATTCTGGGCTTTATATTAATGGCTGGTCCTTCTACTACAGAAACAACTTTCCAACCAGATATTTTCAGCGCACGTAGAATTAAACTTGCTCCGGTAATTTGCTTCTTAGGATTTATATTTATGATCTATGGAGTAGTTCGTAAACCAAAATCTGAAGAATAA
- a CDS encoding class I SAM-dependent methyltransferase: MNKLTINTCPLCGGTHLNKKMTCTDFYASGEQFDLFQCENCDFQFTQGFPVEKEIGKYYETPDYISHSDTKKGMMNEIYHLVRSRMLQKKAQLINNVTGKTSGRILDIGTGTGYFSHTMQQKGWNVEAIEKSAQARSFAKKNFNLDVKDDSGLKDFSTGSFDAITLWHVMEHLEHLNETWERLYELLADDGTLIVAVPNCSSFDAQKYKEFWAAYDVPRHLWHFTPDSIKKFGEKHNFTLANHLPMPFDAFYVSILSEKYKESKSSLVKGMFAGTLAWFSSLSNKEKSSSIIYVFRKKGYEK, translated from the coding sequence ATGAATAAACTCACGATAAACACTTGTCCTCTTTGTGGTGGAACACACCTTAATAAGAAGATGACATGTACTGATTTTTACGCTTCCGGAGAACAATTCGACCTATTTCAATGTGAGAATTGTGATTTCCAGTTTACACAGGGATTTCCCGTGGAAAAAGAAATTGGAAAATACTACGAAACACCGGATTACATTTCCCACAGCGATACAAAGAAAGGGATGATGAACGAGATTTATCATTTGGTGCGTTCACGCATGCTTCAGAAAAAGGCGCAATTAATCAATAACGTTACCGGAAAAACTTCGGGAAGGATTCTGGATATCGGAACCGGAACCGGGTATTTCTCTCATACCATGCAACAAAAAGGCTGGAACGTTGAAGCTATTGAGAAAAGCGCGCAAGCACGTTCGTTTGCAAAAAAGAATTTCAATCTTGATGTAAAAGACGATTCGGGACTAAAGGATTTTTCTACGGGTTCATTTGACGCAATTACTCTATGGCACGTAATGGAACACTTAGAGCACCTGAATGAAACATGGGAAAGACTTTATGAGTTACTGGCAGATGATGGAACTTTAATCGTTGCAGTTCCAAACTGTTCTTCATTTGATGCACAAAAATACAAAGAATTCTGGGCAGCTTATGATGTTCCTCGCCATTTATGGCATTTTACACCAGACTCCATAAAGAAGTTTGGAGAGAAGCACAACTTTACATTAGCAAATCATTTACCAATGCCATTTGATGCATTTTATGTATCTATATTGAGTGAGAAATATAAAGAGAGCAAATCAAGTCTTGTCAAAGGAATGTTTGCAGGTACACTTGCTTGGTTCAGTTCTTTAAGTAATAAAGAAAAGAGCAGCTCTATTATTTATGTATTCAGAAAAAAAGGTTATGAGAAATAA
- the modB gene encoding molybdate ABC transporter permease subunit: MNDDFLQTLLLTGKLATITTVILLIIGLPLGYWLAYKRFRFKPLIEALISMPLVLPPTVLGFYMLVAYSPQNVIGHFLEHTLNLRLAFSFEGILVASVLFSLPFMVQPLQNGFASIPRSYREASYTLGKSFFTTFTRVLIPNMKPSIITAVAMTFAHCIGEFGVVIMVGGNMPGETRVASIAIYDEVQSLNYDTANKYSFVLFIVSMVILTVIYSINGNKKTL; encoded by the coding sequence ATGAACGATGATTTTCTACAAACCCTTCTTCTTACAGGTAAGCTGGCTACAATTACTACTGTAATACTTCTTATCATAGGCTTACCTCTGGGCTATTGGCTGGCATACAAGCGGTTTCGGTTTAAGCCATTAATAGAAGCACTCATCAGCATGCCACTTGTGTTGCCCCCTACCGTGCTGGGCTTTTACATGCTGGTTGCTTACAGTCCGCAAAATGTCATTGGGCATTTTCTGGAGCATACACTAAACCTCCGCCTGGCATTTAGTTTTGAGGGAATATTAGTGGCTAGTGTGCTTTTTAGTCTGCCGTTTATGGTTCAGCCTTTACAAAACGGCTTTGCAAGCATTCCCCGAAGTTACAGGGAAGCATCATATACCTTGGGAAAATCATTCTTCACTACCTTTACAAGAGTTCTTATTCCCAACATGAAACCTTCCATTATAACGGCAGTTGCAATGACCTTTGCTCACTGCATCGGTGAGTTTGGAGTTGTAATAATGGTAGGAGGAAACATGCCCGGAGAAACAAGAGTAGCCTCCATTGCCATTTATGATGAAGTACAATCACTTAATTACGACACGGCAAACAAATATTCATTTGTATTATTCATTGTTTCAATGGTTATACTAACTGTTATATACAGTATAAACGGCAACAAGAAAACACTTTAA